A stretch of DNA from Macrotis lagotis isolate mMagLag1 chromosome X, bilby.v1.9.chrom.fasta, whole genome shotgun sequence:
CCAAGGACTGGCACCCGACATCAACATGGACGAGGACTTGCCCATGAGACTGATGCTGAGGTCTGACGTGGTTGAAAGTACAAGGGGACTGGAACCCCCCTCTGGTATTCAGAGGGTCCAACGCTGGCGAAGAACCCCCAACCCAGCTAAACACTGTTGTAGCAATGGTTGCACCCAACAAGATCTCCTGGCTTTTTGTCCCCATTAGTTTCctcagaaagggaaactgaggccaagagaaccTCACTGGCTTCTCCAAGTACTCCCAAGAAGATATTCAGTCCCCTAGGGATTAATGTTTGGGTTCAAGGTTATAGCCTCCAGTGGCCCCCAGGTCTCTCTGGAGCCATCTTTGGAGGCCAGACTAGAAAGGGTCTGTAGTttctgggaaagggaaaaaaaatcaggcaaGGCTGTACCTCTGAACTCCAATGTTGTGACTTCAAATGTCCTCACTTTGTCTTCTATAACTGTACCCAGGATGGTGGGGGGCAACCCTAAGAAACTGGCAAAGAGTTATGTTTGTCTGTGATGTGTCTGGGGATGAGCTGGAAACTTTGGCTGAAGTCACTCCCATTGGaaagcaatgggggggggggattgttacaaggatatttaaaatgtttttcttctaacCATCCTAGGATGTAGATTGAGGAAAAGTTATTACCCCCCAGTTTGTAGATAAGGATAATGAAACAATATGATAATGTTCTGAATCACAATCAGTAGTTGGCAGTCTGCTAACTCCAAATTggattctttttcctattttcagtTACCTTAGTGGATTTCTTTACATGACTAAGCTCTCCATGGTCTGCCAGCTctttggtggcacagtagataaaccTATCAAGctaatcagaaagacctaagttcaaatccagtcacataTCTATGTGTCCCTATTTTGTtgtctatctgcctcagtttcctcaacagaaAAATGGGGGATAATAGCACCAACTcaccagggttgctgtgaggatcatatgagatatttgtaaagtgctcagcacagtagatgtttaataaatattggtttcCTTCTTATCTGGCTGACTTCTTCTCATTGGTCAACTTCCCTCAAGGTCTCCATGAAAATGGCGCCCAGGttacattcaatggggagagacatAGGTACAGGACTTCCAGCAATCATTTTATTGGAGAAAGCATGGACTAATCAAGGTTCTGACATTGTTCCACCTTCCTCCCAGCACCCAGATCCTAAGAAATTAGTAGAATTCAGTGGAAAGTGTCCTGGTTTGAATTTAAGTCCTGggatcttttttattattgtggGTGAGTCTTTTTAGACTCTTGGGAACtccattttggtttttcttggcaaagatccttgaatgatttgttatttccttctccagtttattttacagatgaggatactgagacaaacagggtcaagtaacttgcccagagtcacaaagctagtaaatgtctgaggttggatttgaacttagatccttctgact
This window harbors:
- the INSL3 gene encoding insulin-like 3 translates to MSHLLPLFLLLLLPAQGCSREEPQKLCAHNFIRALVRACGGPRWATPEGRQGTSSDREILQWLQNRPFQGLAPDINMDEDLPMRLMLRSDVVESTRGLEPPSGIQRVQRWRRTPNPAKHCCSNGCTQQDLLAFCPH